The following are from one region of the Leptospira andrefontaineae genome:
- a CDS encoding helix-turn-helix transcriptional regulator, producing MKEELDKDIDQEIEPREMNPTEYRLLTLLFNFFRFPDGITLSSLRKIMEGFYDNENRDSDRRKLSRDIEELGALGFHIKYYPQKNGKDFVYVLVKDPLSKTLEFTEEELREISALLLKGYSETPKYELYTAARKIFAGDLEYFPEMPESLEENSEELGETAFQILEALKNHTPIRIKYYKTFPEDSYLKEADPIRLIRKGGQDHYLLAYDRDEKSKKRFVLPKILSVELLQGDPLYQARGAKKETEEDLILHAGLFPVHEPKNVEWICKEEGLVKAKLFLTGIKFAEEKNKLSFQSTNLEGLLPFLWRWPDAIETVLPEELNSIFRNSVKQISELYEKV from the coding sequence ATGAAAGAAGAACTAGACAAAGATATAGATCAGGAAATAGAGCCGAGGGAGATGAATCCCACAGAGTACAGGCTTCTCACATTATTATTCAATTTTTTCAGATTTCCGGACGGGATTACCTTAAGCTCTTTAAGAAAGATCATGGAGGGATTTTACGATAACGAAAACCGAGACTCCGACAGACGAAAATTATCCAGGGATATCGAAGAATTAGGCGCCCTAGGATTTCATATTAAATATTATCCGCAAAAGAACGGAAAAGATTTTGTATACGTGCTCGTAAAAGATCCACTTTCCAAAACTCTTGAATTCACTGAAGAAGAACTGAGAGAAATTTCGGCACTTTTGTTAAAAGGATATTCAGAAACTCCTAAATACGAACTCTATACTGCTGCCAGAAAAATATTCGCAGGAGATCTGGAATACTTCCCAGAAATGCCTGAAAGCCTCGAGGAAAATTCGGAAGAGTTAGGAGAAACCGCATTTCAAATTTTAGAAGCTCTTAAGAACCATACTCCCATACGAATTAAATATTATAAAACTTTCCCTGAAGATTCCTATCTAAAAGAAGCGGACCCGATCCGATTGATCCGAAAAGGCGGCCAGGATCATTATCTACTGGCTTATGATAGAGACGAAAAATCCAAAAAAAGATTTGTTTTGCCTAAGATCTTATCTGTGGAACTCCTACAAGGAGATCCACTTTATCAGGCAAGAGGGGCTAAAAAAGAAACAGAAGAAGATCTAATCTTACATGCAGGTTTATTCCCGGTCCACGAGCCTAAAAATGTGGAGTGGATCTGCAAGGAAGAAGGTCTCGTAAAAGCAAAACTATTCCTGACAGGTATCAAATTTGCCGAAGAGAAAAATAAACTCAGTTTCCAATCCACCAACCTAGAAGGACTATTACCATTCTTATGGAGATGGCCGGATGCAATTGAAACAGTTCTTCCTGAAGAATTGAACTCAATCTTCCGAAACTCAGTAAAACAGATCTCAGAACTCTACGAAAAAGTATAA
- a CDS encoding DJ-1/PfpI family protein produces MKHLSLQPNRFMNFFCGSLTLLLLFGFVEYGISSETSKFRSQEEDSNLPTYQPRFGRKQPVIAVIGENRMTELTDFMIPYGVLTSAKIAKVISVFPKTGPVQMFPALKIEAEKSFDLFDSEYPEGADYVIVPAVHYADDSSLLSFIQKQSAKGSTIIGVCDGVWVLANAGVLKDHKATGHWFSFSNLEKKFPDTSWVKDRRYIADQKIITTTGITASIPVSLALIEAISGKEKVSEIAGLLGAKDWKPTHKSSDFYLSGKDIYTAAKNYLGFWNYENLGIQVSNGMDEVVLALQADSFSRTYRSEVFSVSDQKLIRTKSGLLLHVDKTQAEAADLDSILENLNGIAAVTAYDKNLAEIESKYGTNTAAFVALQMEYPWRK; encoded by the coding sequence ATGAAACATCTTAGCCTCCAACCAAATCGTTTTATGAATTTCTTCTGCGGAAGTTTAACTCTACTACTTTTGTTCGGATTTGTAGAATACGGAATATCTTCGGAAACCTCGAAATTCCGGAGCCAAGAAGAAGATTCCAATCTCCCAACCTATCAGCCCAGATTCGGCAGAAAGCAACCAGTTATAGCAGTGATCGGTGAGAACCGAATGACTGAGTTGACCGATTTTATGATTCCTTACGGAGTTTTAACTTCTGCTAAAATCGCAAAAGTGATTTCCGTTTTTCCTAAAACTGGCCCAGTCCAAATGTTTCCTGCATTAAAGATAGAAGCGGAAAAGTCTTTTGATCTTTTTGATTCAGAATATCCGGAAGGTGCGGATTATGTGATCGTACCTGCCGTCCATTATGCAGATGATTCTTCACTTCTATCTTTCATACAAAAACAATCAGCAAAAGGTTCTACGATCATAGGAGTATGTGATGGAGTTTGGGTTTTAGCAAATGCAGGTGTTCTGAAAGATCATAAGGCAACCGGCCATTGGTTTTCTTTTTCCAATCTTGAAAAAAAATTCCCGGATACTAGTTGGGTCAAGGATAGAAGGTATATTGCAGATCAAAAGATCATCACTACTACAGGGATCACAGCTTCAATCCCAGTTTCTTTGGCTCTAATTGAAGCAATTTCCGGAAAAGAAAAAGTTTCAGAAATTGCAGGCCTTTTAGGAGCTAAAGATTGGAAACCCACTCATAAAAGTTCTGATTTTTATCTAAGTGGTAAGGATATATATACTGCGGCAAAAAATTATCTTGGCTTTTGGAATTATGAAAACTTGGGTATTCAAGTTTCGAATGGAATGGATGAAGTAGTATTAGCTCTACAAGCGGATTCTTTTTCCAGAACTTATAGATCGGAAGTATTTTCTGTTTCAGACCAAAAGTTGATCCGAACCAAATCCGGTTTATTATTACACGTAGATAAGACACAAGCAGAAGCAGCAGATTTGGATTCCATTTTAGAAAATCTGAATGGAATAGCGGCAGTGACTGCTTATGATAAGAACTTAGCGGAGATCGAATCCAAATACGGAACAAACACAGCTGCTTTCGTAGCTCTGCAGATGGAATATCCTTGGAGGAAGTAA
- a CDS encoding helix-turn-helix transcriptional regulator: MNPSTKKLQTKLAVIHLLQENKRMSLEDLSKYSGIDDIKDLKKELGKLYMVGSYPYTPDQFVELDYDGETIGIRMPLTLEQGLVLSVKEWATIRKLFLEEDEKETGSSRKKILKSILDKIHTILPSAGIPSENELKKNIDDSISEGKSLQIKYRAQGEVDPESRKVDPWALLSFREEYLIGYCHSRKAPRTFRLDSILQLNKTQENVAEIPDQERKNAISKLKEFLKGGEGDSNFAEIYHTADVYFNLHSRIHLERTSNKKQIGDTTYYLSKARIRNQDWFLSVLKGFGPNVILHSPPELKERMTAYWETISSGS; this comes from the coding sequence ATGAATCCAAGTACGAAAAAACTCCAAACCAAATTAGCGGTGATTCATCTTTTGCAGGAAAACAAAAGAATGAGTTTGGAGGATCTTTCCAAGTATTCCGGTATCGATGATATAAAAGATCTTAAAAAAGAGCTCGGAAAATTGTACATGGTAGGCTCTTACCCATATACTCCGGACCAATTTGTGGAATTGGATTATGATGGAGAGACGATCGGCATTCGTATGCCTTTAACTCTGGAACAAGGTTTGGTTTTAAGCGTTAAAGAATGGGCCACAATCCGAAAATTATTTTTGGAAGAAGATGAAAAGGAAACAGGTTCTTCCAGGAAAAAGATACTAAAATCTATATTAGATAAAATACATACAATTCTTCCTTCCGCAGGAATTCCAAGTGAGAACGAATTAAAGAAGAATATAGACGATTCTATCTCCGAAGGTAAATCTTTACAGATCAAATATCGCGCTCAGGGAGAGGTAGATCCTGAATCCAGGAAAGTAGATCCTTGGGCATTATTAAGTTTTAGAGAAGAATATCTGATCGGTTATTGTCATTCCAGGAAGGCACCTCGAACATTTAGATTGGATTCTATCTTACAGCTGAATAAAACCCAGGAAAATGTCGCAGAGATCCCAGACCAAGAAAGAAAGAATGCAATCTCCAAATTGAAAGAATTTTTGAAAGGAGGAGAAGGGGACTCCAATTTTGCGGAGATCTATCATACCGCAGATGTATATTTTAATCTACATTCTCGCATACATTTAGAAAGAACTTCTAACAAAAAGCAGATAGGAGATACCACATATTATCTTTCTAAGGCAAGGATCAGAAACCAGGATTGGTTTTTGTCTGTTCTAAAAGGTTTTGGTCCGAATGTAATTCTTCATAGTCCACCTGAGTTAAAAGAAAGAATGACTGCATACTGGGAGACTATTTCTTCCGGTTCGTAA
- a CDS encoding LA_3751/LA_3752 family putative glycosyltransferase has protein sequence MSFLNGKFRSTWIRFTFCFLFLLPLLYPFLLKPGEQLYSDHLAKFILGESVGRNGFLSGNLVLPSKSLDPEGHYCPTECIRIGEELISPFPAALGYVYAAFLPWSGIVGVYVAVTILILLSFLLLSILWDWDPIYLGVLVLATPFLVNGYFFPDVGIASFLFIGGSFLFLRSGNSSSWLRFVSSGFICASSAWFRIESIVFPFAFLFFLSIYKFSNVKERRKILAYSFGFLVGVALLFGIQYILYKHPLGPRFSFNQPTMFLLPWKKWKIYTGLLIANPNRIGFFGYTPAFLIVLFFFVYYIFIKKNPFKRISALEISNRELFVYSGLAAFLALVISAPNDGIIDFGSRYLHLSLPVFAGMFLILLENIGEKFRKIAKIVLFTILLYSVYISFSYTQILGKYGRTTTKLNTIYLEQKPDLVVVQIRTYSQILGKYFFQTPSVWLMREGHIKNFFSKNRPDQFKKILFVQTKASIAQNLNESDPFLKNKYYESITQALGPDYKKVWSENKEDVLLFSMERKK, from the coding sequence ATGAGTTTCCTGAACGGAAAGTTTCGCTCTACATGGATAAGGTTCACATTTTGTTTTTTGTTCCTTCTTCCTTTATTGTATCCGTTCCTATTAAAACCTGGTGAACAATTATACTCTGATCATTTAGCTAAATTTATATTGGGAGAATCCGTAGGAAGGAATGGATTTCTTTCGGGCAATTTGGTTCTGCCTTCTAAAAGTTTAGATCCGGAAGGACATTATTGCCCCACTGAATGTATCCGTATCGGTGAGGAGCTAATTAGTCCATTTCCCGCTGCATTGGGCTATGTATATGCGGCATTTCTTCCTTGGAGTGGGATTGTTGGCGTGTACGTCGCAGTCACGATTTTGATCCTTCTATCCTTTTTGCTTCTTTCTATCTTATGGGATTGGGATCCGATCTATTTGGGAGTTTTGGTCTTAGCCACTCCATTTTTAGTGAATGGATATTTTTTCCCGGATGTAGGTATTGCTTCCTTTTTGTTTATAGGGGGAAGTTTTCTATTTTTAAGATCAGGAAATTCTTCTTCCTGGCTGAGGTTTGTAAGTTCAGGTTTTATCTGCGCTTCTTCCGCTTGGTTTAGGATAGAAAGTATCGTATTTCCGTTTGCATTTTTATTTTTCTTAAGTATATACAAGTTTTCTAATGTAAAAGAAAGAAGGAAAATTTTAGCTTATTCGTTTGGCTTTTTGGTCGGAGTTGCACTTTTATTTGGAATACAATATATTCTGTATAAACATCCATTAGGTCCAAGATTTTCTTTTAATCAGCCTACAATGTTCTTACTTCCTTGGAAGAAGTGGAAAATTTACACAGGGCTATTGATCGCTAACCCGAATCGGATCGGTTTTTTCGGATATACTCCTGCGTTTTTGATCGTTCTGTTTTTCTTTGTATATTATATTTTCATTAAGAAGAATCCTTTTAAGAGAATTTCTGCGCTTGAGATCTCAAATCGAGAACTGTTCGTTTATTCCGGCCTGGCTGCGTTTTTGGCTTTAGTGATTTCTGCACCAAACGACGGGATCATAGATTTTGGTTCTAGATATCTTCATTTGAGTTTGCCTGTTTTTGCAGGAATGTTCTTGATCTTGCTGGAAAATATAGGGGAGAAGTTTCGTAAGATTGCAAAAATTGTTCTATTTACGATCCTTCTCTATTCAGTTTATATCAGTTTTTCCTATACCCAAATTTTAGGAAAGTATGGAAGAACGACCACTAAACTGAATACAATCTATTTGGAACAAAAGCCTGATTTGGTTGTGGTTCAGATCAGGACATATTCGCAGATTTTAGGAAAATATTTTTTCCAAACTCCTTCTGTTTGGCTTATGAGAGAAGGTCATATTAAAAACTTCTTCTCTAAGAATCGTCCCGATCAATTTAAAAAAATATTATTTGTTCAAACGAAAGCTTCTATCGCGCAAAATTTAAATGAGTCTGATCCTTTTCTGAAAAATAAATATTATGAAAGTATTACCCAAGCCTTGGGTCCTGATTACAAAAAGGTTTGGTCGGAAAATAAGGAAGATGTTCTACTTTTCTCTATGGAAAGAAAAAAGTAG
- a CDS encoding VOC family protein produces MKYLHAMIRVKDLDLALDFFCNKLGLKETRRHDHPEGRYTLVFLSELDDNSPEIELTYNWDQDSAYTSGRNFGHLAFEVDNIYETCASLQAKGVIINRPPRDGRMAFIRSPDLISIELLQRGKSLEIAEPWKSMSNTGEW; encoded by the coding sequence ATGAAATACTTACACGCTATGATCCGAGTAAAAGATCTGGATCTAGCATTGGATTTTTTCTGCAATAAGTTAGGATTAAAAGAAACAAGAAGACATGATCATCCGGAAGGAAGATACACTCTTGTGTTCTTATCAGAGTTAGATGACAATTCTCCGGAAATAGAATTAACTTATAATTGGGACCAAGATTCCGCTTATACAAGTGGAAGGAACTTCGGTCATCTTGCTTTTGAAGTAGATAATATTTATGAAACCTGCGCGAGTCTTCAGGCAAAAGGAGTGATTATCAATCGTCCGCCTAGAGATGGAAGAATGGCATTCATTAGATCTCCTGATTTAATTTCTATTGAGTTGCTACAAAGAGGAAAGTCATTAGAGATCGCAGAACCTTGGAAGAGTATGAGCAATACTGGAGAATGGTAA
- a CDS encoding TIGR04388 family protein yields the protein MSKLIAKLKYSILLLLIFFGLDRSFPQGVTVPTLNAPAFNGTSLDQTFVLADKMQSISNWDAFVFQSLGVLQSQWEIQLQMQITQMVNSIDTSDHYATVADYQSYVYDSLQGQANELLLQWQQAAELEITQERSKYLGDVFGENSASTQAAMDSFSTQWEQFVNGQGVDLNLGGSNGQTGLNGAQQNLENMEAQWWNQFNYNIQNGLWTYQQAMQNLTQSYQNILNQINQTESQYQTYLAMVQ from the coding sequence ATGAGTAAATTGATCGCGAAGTTAAAATATTCTATCTTACTTCTTTTGATCTTTTTCGGTCTGGATCGCTCCTTTCCGCAGGGTGTGACTGTTCCTACTTTGAATGCTCCTGCTTTTAACGGAACTTCTCTGGACCAAACTTTTGTTTTGGCGGATAAGATGCAGTCCATAAGCAATTGGGATGCTTTCGTTTTCCAGAGTTTAGGTGTTTTGCAATCCCAATGGGAAATCCAACTACAGATGCAGATCACTCAGATGGTGAATTCGATCGATACAAGCGATCATTATGCGACTGTCGCCGATTACCAAAGTTATGTGTATGATTCTCTCCAAGGACAAGCGAACGAACTTCTTTTACAATGGCAGCAAGCTGCAGAGTTAGAGATCACTCAAGAAAGAAGTAAATATTTAGGCGATGTATTCGGGGAAAACAGCGCTTCTACCCAAGCCGCTATGGATTCTTTTTCGACCCAATGGGAACAGTTTGTGAACGGACAAGGTGTGGATCTGAATTTGGGCGGTTCGAATGGCCAGACAGGTTTAAACGGTGCTCAGCAGAATCTGGAGAATATGGAAGCTCAATGGTGGAACCAATTCAATTATAATATCCAAAACGGCCTTTGGACGTACCAGCAGGCTATGCAAAACCTTACTCAAAGTTATCAGAATATTCTAAACCAGATCAACCAAACAGAGAGCCAATACCAAACTTACTTAGCTATGGTGCAA
- a CDS encoding LIC10421/LIC12816 family protein has protein sequence MKINKLTSLLLVVGFLAGSSVFAVSQDTEDRLLEQALVSAAVTKEQKVAVATYLKAIAQQKSERAEELRALAKRSTGGKFLASNAQSERFLKQAKALEAEAARTQEFLNNL, from the coding sequence ATGAAAATCAACAAACTCACTTCTCTTCTATTGGTAGTAGGCTTCTTAGCAGGATCTTCCGTTTTTGCAGTTTCTCAAGATACTGAAGATCGTCTTTTAGAGCAAGCTTTGGTATCCGCTGCGGTTACTAAAGAGCAAAAAGTTGCAGTAGCTACTTACTTGAAAGCAATCGCTCAACAAAAGAGTGAAAGAGCAGAAGAGCTAAGAGCATTGGCTAAACGTTCTACTGGTGGAAAATTCCTAGCTAGCAACGCTCAGTCTGAGAGATTCTTGAAACAAGCAAAAGCTCTTGAAGCAGAAGCTGCAAGAACACAAGAATTTCTAAACAATCTTTAA
- a CDS encoding polymer-forming cytoskeletal protein, which produces MKPILKLVVAVLFLSAGFGALQAGDLRKNGSLIGSIDSNGDVRLNGSLVGRFESGGDVRKNGSLIGKIESNGDFRLNGSLVGSIDSSGDVRKNGSLIGRIDSNGDVRKNGSLIGSASGIPRAQAAGFFFFFFLNE; this is translated from the coding sequence ATGAAACCAATTTTGAAACTCGTAGTTGCGGTTCTCTTTTTGAGCGCTGGCTTTGGGGCCTTGCAGGCAGGTGATCTGAGAAAGAACGGCTCTCTTATTGGCAGTATCGACTCCAATGGAGATGTAAGACTGAACGGATCTCTCGTGGGAAGATTTGAATCCGGTGGGGATGTTCGGAAAAACGGAAGCCTGATCGGTAAGATCGAATCTAACGGAGACTTCCGACTGAACGGTTCACTAGTAGGCTCGATTGATTCCAGTGGAGACGTACGCAAGAACGGAAGTCTGATCGGACGCATTGATAGTAATGGTGACGTACGAAAAAATGGTTCCTTGATCGGAAGTGCATCAGGAATTCCAAGAGCACAAGCAGCAGGATTCTTTTTCTTCTTCTTTTTGAACGAGTAG
- a CDS encoding M48 family metallopeptidase, giving the protein MKLKNILFSLFSLQILLTLIMKYFSYQGDLSPELHERILKYFTQEDINSGIDYERRGFFVSIIGSLLDFALAGVFVFTPFSVKLEEYFQRKTGQKFYPTVFLFFVSFYLVEFIISLPFSYYFGYVIEHEFQFSNMNVTDWILFKAKSFGLGFLFGGLVVLVVAFVFKNLPRAWKYILPILSLGFGLLMSVLYPIIITPIFYDYGPIQEGSLKTKILTLSQKANIQVENIYVINESKYSGHTNAYFTGWGESKKIFLYDTLIKNHTEEEVVSVLGHEIGHWVHNHQMIEIALSTLETFLLCFLLGYVFQKVKKEGLIPLKEFYSPSTLPFLFLILSLVGTVLGPFSATLSRVLETQADREALVLTNDKKSFISTEIKLAKDNKSRLNPHRLEVIFEHSHPTTIERIEFAEGWK; this is encoded by the coding sequence ATGAAACTAAAAAACATCCTATTCTCTTTATTCTCCTTACAAATTTTACTCACACTCATAATGAAATATTTCTCCTACCAAGGAGATCTATCTCCTGAATTACATGAAAGAATTCTAAAATATTTTACCCAAGAAGATATCAACTCAGGGATAGACTACGAAAGAAGGGGTTTTTTCGTTTCTATCATAGGCTCCTTACTGGACTTCGCTTTAGCAGGAGTATTCGTATTTACTCCTTTTTCAGTAAAGTTAGAAGAATACTTCCAAAGAAAAACCGGACAAAAATTTTATCCTACAGTATTTCTATTTTTCGTTTCTTTCTATCTTGTAGAATTTATCATCTCACTGCCATTCAGCTATTATTTCGGCTACGTTATAGAACATGAATTCCAATTTTCCAATATGAACGTAACTGATTGGATCTTATTTAAGGCAAAATCTTTCGGATTAGGATTTCTATTTGGCGGATTAGTAGTTCTTGTAGTTGCATTCGTATTCAAAAATCTTCCACGCGCATGGAAATATATACTTCCCATCCTATCATTGGGCTTCGGGTTACTCATGTCCGTACTATATCCGATCATTATCACACCGATCTTTTATGATTATGGTCCAATCCAAGAAGGAAGTTTAAAAACGAAAATATTAACCCTCAGCCAAAAAGCGAATATTCAAGTGGAGAATATTTATGTGATCAATGAGAGCAAATATTCCGGGCATACAAATGCGTACTTCACAGGATGGGGAGAAAGTAAAAAAATCTTCTTATACGATACGCTTATCAAAAATCACACGGAAGAGGAAGTGGTAAGTGTTCTTGGACATGAGATAGGTCACTGGGTCCATAATCACCAAATGATAGAGATCGCGCTCAGCACGTTAGAAACTTTCTTACTGTGTTTCTTACTCGGATACGTATTCCAAAAAGTAAAAAAAGAAGGATTGATCCCTTTAAAAGAATTCTATTCTCCTTCTACCTTACCATTTCTATTTTTAATATTATCCCTTGTTGGAACAGTACTTGGGCCTTTTTCGGCAACACTCTCCAGAGTGCTGGAAACCCAGGCTGATAGAGAAGCGCTTGTGTTAACTAATGATAAAAAATCATTCATCAGCACAGAGATCAAGCTGGCAAAAGATAATAAATCCAGATTGAATCCTCACAGATTAGAAGTGATCTTTGAGCATTCTCATCCAACAACAATCGAAAGGATCGAGTTCGCAGAAGGCTGGAAGTAG
- a CDS encoding DegT/DnrJ/EryC1/StrS family aminotransferase, with product MSAETEVLEKPSRKKTDIEFHKPTLSREDLKTVLEALVEDHLASGSVTHKFEKAFSSTFRTKQVVSANSLTAAYHLSLLALEIQPGDKIAISTFAPLAALDAIFLMQAQPLVVDMGKHSFHICPERLSSALEDESVKAVVLDHTFGSLADFSKYDFKNRPVIEDFSETVGARTETFTPGKQGRISICGLSIEYLITTGNGALICTDDDSLAKKIRARKEGKAPYPRKEGQPRLDYDMIDYQAALGIEQLSNLGVILERKRKIAQVYLQSIQGSQVGSHFNDPNSETFNRFVIIAPGNYEQVERYFRSLQIGTRRTVAEPIHHILELSNSDFPNGERLYQRGHCIPIYPNLTKDNVQRISQAIRRIY from the coding sequence ATGAGCGCGGAAACCGAAGTTTTAGAGAAACCAAGCCGGAAAAAGACCGATATCGAATTCCATAAGCCTACCCTTTCTCGGGAAGACCTGAAAACAGTTCTAGAGGCATTGGTAGAAGACCACCTTGCTTCCGGTTCTGTGACTCACAAGTTTGAGAAGGCGTTTTCTTCCACTTTCAGGACTAAACAAGTAGTTTCTGCAAACAGCTTAACTGCTGCGTATCACCTGTCTTTATTGGCATTGGAGATCCAACCTGGGGATAAAATTGCTATCTCCACATTTGCCCCTCTTGCCGCTCTAGATGCAATTTTCCTAATGCAAGCACAACCTTTGGTTGTGGATATGGGAAAACATTCTTTCCATATCTGTCCTGAAAGATTATCTTCTGCGTTAGAAGATGAATCCGTAAAGGCTGTGGTTTTAGATCATACTTTCGGTTCATTGGCGGACTTCTCCAAATATGATTTCAAAAACCGTCCTGTAATTGAAGATTTTTCGGAAACTGTTGGAGCGAGAACTGAAACTTTCACTCCGGGTAAACAAGGAAGAATTTCCATCTGTGGACTTTCCATCGAATATCTAATCACTACTGGAAACGGTGCTTTGATCTGCACTGATGATGATTCTTTAGCAAAAAAGATCAGGGCAAGAAAAGAAGGTAAAGCACCTTATCCACGTAAAGAAGGCCAGCCTAGATTAGATTACGATATGATCGATTACCAAGCTGCCTTAGGGATCGAACAATTATCCAACCTTGGCGTGATCTTAGAAAGAAAAAGAAAGATCGCTCAAGTTTATCTGCAATCCATCCAAGGTTCCCAAGTCGGTTCTCATTTTAACGATCCGAATTCCGAAACTTTCAATCGTTTCGTGATAATTGCTCCAGGCAATTACGAGCAAGTTGAAAGATATTTCCGCTCTTTACAAATTGGTACTCGCAGAACTGTTGCGGAACCTATCCATCATATTCTGGAACTTTCTAACTCCGATTTTCCTAACGGAGAAAGATTGTACCAAAGAGGTCATTGCATTCCGATCTATCCTAACTTAACTAAGGATAATGTGCAAAGGATCTCTCAAGCGATTCGTAGAATTTACTAA
- a CDS encoding helix-turn-helix domain-containing protein: MDTFLAFGAGLSFLLAISEFIRKGKGPKNIGFFFLALSIVQFHLYLELSDQLKEQLWFAEIHIPFLFFTGPLAYLYFRRLGGLPVKTLTLVHFVPGFVAFLLLLPFVLSDPNSKLEYVSIFPPRNIYFQFLFGLLVLGTISNLVYPLLLIGKIRKWKTFVQKEEAKAFSPFLALFYASIFVILLFVIAQIFFMPLFTVAAACLTLIVCCVFLSASTSPSLIVSFEKTAKEAGYNETRLQGLDVDSVIQKMEELMRDKKLYLDEDLTLPLLSKELKIKPHQLSEILNDKMRIGFREYITGYRLEEASKLLRDEPQRSVLAVIYAAGFKSKSAFHKLFQEKYGCSPGEYRLSFTKKS; this comes from the coding sequence ATGGATACGTTTTTGGCGTTTGGAGCAGGTCTTTCGTTCTTATTGGCCATTTCTGAATTCATTCGAAAAGGTAAAGGCCCCAAAAACATCGGTTTCTTTTTCTTGGCTCTTTCTATAGTACAATTCCATTTGTATTTGGAATTATCCGATCAGTTAAAGGAGCAGCTTTGGTTTGCAGAGATCCATATTCCTTTCTTATTTTTCACAGGGCCTCTCGCGTATTTGTATTTTAGAAGATTGGGAGGCCTCCCAGTAAAGACACTTACTCTAGTACATTTTGTCCCCGGATTCGTTGCGTTTTTGCTCCTTCTACCTTTCGTTTTATCCGATCCGAATTCCAAATTAGAATACGTAAGTATATTTCCTCCTAGAAACATTTATTTCCAATTCTTGTTTGGGCTTTTGGTTTTAGGAACTATCTCCAACCTAGTGTATCCGCTTTTACTGATCGGAAAGATCCGCAAATGGAAAACATTCGTCCAAAAAGAAGAAGCTAAGGCATTCTCTCCTTTTCTTGCACTTTTCTATGCGAGTATATTTGTGATCCTCTTGTTTGTGATCGCTCAAATCTTTTTCATGCCATTATTCACCGTAGCGGCTGCATGCCTCACTTTGATCGTATGTTGCGTTTTTTTGAGTGCTTCCACTTCTCCTAGTTTAATTGTATCTTTCGAAAAAACAGCAAAGGAAGCAGGATATAACGAGACTAGGCTCCAAGGTCTGGATGTGGATTCAGTCATTCAAAAGATGGAAGAATTAATGAGAGATAAAAAACTCTATCTGGACGAAGACCTTACACTTCCGCTTCTTTCCAAAGAATTAAAGATCAAGCCCCATCAATTATCAGAAATACTAAATGATAAGATGAGGATCGGTTTCAGAGAATATATTACCGGATATCGTTTGGAAGAGGCTTCCAAATTATTAAGAGATGAGCCTCAAAGATCTGTGCTTGCGGTGATTTACGCGGCAGGATTCAAATCCAAATCCGCGTTTCATAAATTATTCCAGGAGAAATACGGATGTTCTCCTGGAGAATATCGTTTATCATTTACTAAAAAGTCTTAA